One window of Elaeis guineensis isolate ETL-2024a chromosome 11, EG11, whole genome shotgun sequence genomic DNA carries:
- the LOC105053816 gene encoding inactive poly [ADP-ribose] polymerase RCD1 isoform X2 — MEVRSEKVLGKSGRILGNKKRKRDSAAHLTDCGDVLVSHQPVADQYPVRCHDARECKLGFSCYSETHIVKNYRNFLRSGLPQRVLSYQDGEWKDFPENIISLVREDFQLKKSIIEAMFQNQQLLLDFVHMVCVDLKTGLQKPIAWIDEHDKCFFPELHPEFYASNGCHHSSKGKHVHMSCEPNGTRDLNAHIEIAVSAAESSNSGPDDEVMSNVKRVKTETIFASNQNMYAEVNETVGENEPCSFVPPKVSGLGTSHGKLIKPVGAPCVNNAVQDMLLQGLGPFIDAKDILGIFRTPLKDNLGQIRFNLFQKQVDITKNIRGNANVRYAWLSTSRDAVEDIMLQGIMRIKKPVHGPVYGIGTHLAPANCSNICASYSDVDENDVVHMMLCRVIMGNVEVIHRGSKQYQPSNEKFDSGVDDLQKPKHYVIWDMHVNTHIYPEYIVAFKVSSTAREYLIGKESISNASAITNSSPPQSLSQDQDRNPQPPPALVNQPQAPVFGRAPRTPTSPWMPFSMLFAAISTKVSPQDMDLVNTHYEEFKKRKISRIDLIKKLRQIIGDKLLISTIMRLQHKYRGKKDITRSCRT; from the exons atggaAGTGAGGAGCGAAAAGGTGTTGGGTAAAAGCGGAAGAATTTTAGGCAATAAAAAGAGGAAGCGAGATTCTGCTGCACATTTAACTGATTGTGGCGATGTTTTGGTATCGCATCAGCCTGTTGCAGATCAATACCCTGTCAGATGCCATGATGCGAGGGAATGCAAATTGGGCTTCAGCTGTTATTCGGAAACACATATTGTTAAAAACTATCGCAACTTTTTGAGGAGTGGATTGCCACAGCGAGTGCTGTCTTACCAGGATGGTGAATGGAAAGATTTTCCTGAGAATATCATCAGTCTGGTCCGTGAAGATTTTCAATTAAAGAAGTCAATTATCGAAGCTATGTTTCAGAACCAGCAATTGTTGTTAGACTTTGTCCATATGGTTTGTGTAGACTTGAAAACAGGCCTGCAGAAGCCTATTGCTTGGATTGATGAACATGATAAATGCTTTTTTCCAGAATTGCATCCTGAATTTTATGCATCAAATGGATGTCATCATTCTAGCAAAGGGAAACATGTTCATATGAGTTGTGAGCCAAATGGAACACGTGATCTCAATGCGCATATTGAGATTGCTGTGAGTGCTGCTGAAAGCTCAAATTCAGGACCTGATGATGAGGTAATGTCTAATGTCAAGAGGGTTAAGACTGAAACAATTTTTGCCAGTAACCAGAATATGTATGCCGAGGTCAATGAAACAGTCGGAGAAAATGAGCCATGTTCTTTTGTCCCTCCAAAGGTCTCTGGTCTTGGAACTTCGCACGGAAAGTTGATTAAACCTGTTGGTGCTCCTTGTGTCAACAATGCTGTGCAAGATATGTTACTCCAGGGTTTGGGTCCCTTTATCGATGCAAAGGACATTCTTGGTATCTTCAGAACCCCTTTGAAAGATAACTTGGGGCAGATCcgctttaatctttttcaaaagcaGGTTGACATAACTAAGAATATCCGTGGCAATGCAAATGTCCGTTATGCCTGGCTTTCTACTTCTAGGGATGCTGTGGAAGATATTATGTTGCAGGGGATTATGAGGATAAAGAAGCCTGTGCATGGACCTGTGTATGGCATTGGCACTCATCTTGCACCAGCGAATTGCTCCAATATCTG TGCTAGTTATTCTGATGTCGACGAAAATGATGTTGTCCATATGATGTTATGCCGTGTAATAATGGGAAATGTGGAAGTCATCCACCGCGGATCAAAACAGTATCAGCCCAGTAATGAGAAGTTTGATAGTGGTGTGGACGATCTTCAAAAGCCAAAGCATTATGTTATATGGGATATGCACGTGAATACTCACATCTATCCAGAATATATTGTGGCTTTTAAAGTGTCTTCCACAGCCAGAG AATATTTGATCGGTAAAGAAAGTATATCTAATGCATCTGCAATCACAAATTCAAGTCCACCTCAGAGCCTATCGCAG GATCAGGATAGGAACCCTCAACCACCTCCAGCTTTGGTAAATCAACCGCAAGCACCAGTGTTTGGTAGAGCTCCAAGAACTCCCACATCACCCTGGATGCCCTTCTCAATGTTGTTTGCTGCAATTTCGACCAAAGTGTCTCCGCAAGACATGGACTTGGTTAATACTCACTATGAAGAATTCAAG AAAAGAAAGATAAGCAGGATTGACTTGATTAAAAAGTTGAGGCAGATAATCGGTGACAAACTGTTGATATCAACAATAATGAGACTTCAGCACAAG TACCGTGGGAAGAAAGATATCACAAGAAGCTGTCGGACTTGA
- the LOC105053818 gene encoding AP2/ERF and B3 domain-containing transcription factor RAV1: protein MASLPNNLHGFSWVGVKEEEEDPGFHMSSSLRQFPTTRQEGRHAMMVASTVSNSFTRPSSSRARGVNASTSGLPTPHCNTVFQQNTTHIHRHRSSTLHPHSAIPIGPPSDDGASANTLFCLKLTCNNVQSWKCLILPTKSAERFFPDVPSLMFWDQESRRWWNFEYFRSRDRQCFQLVSGWSTFVEEKALKTGDTLIFSIFVDGDILQNSYYMIDVRRAVKLFGTVIHID from the exons ATGGCTTCTCTTCCAAACAATCTACACGGATTTTCTTG GGTCGGTgtgaaggaagaggaggaagatccGGGCTTCCATATGTCAAGTTCGCTGCGCCAGTTTCCAACAACAAGGCAGGAGGGCAGGCATGCAATGATGGTGGCTTCCACAGTTTCCAACAGCTTCACGAGGCCAAGTTCGAGCAGGGCCAGGGGGGTCAATGCATCAACATCAGGATTGCCGACACCGCATTGCAACACCGTCTTCCAGCAAAATACAACCCATATCCATCGGCACCGAAGCAGCACATTGCATCCACATTCAGCCATACCGATAGGCCCTCCCAGCGATGACGGCGCGAGCGCCAATACATTGTTCTGCTTAAAGCTGACATGCAATAACGTGCAAAGTTGGAAATGCCTGATTTTACCAACTAAATCAGCCGAACGGTTCTTTCCAGACGTCCCTTCTCTGATGTTTTGGGATCAGGAAAGCCGGCGATGGTGGAATTTTGAATATTTCCGCTCGAGGGATCGGCAATGTTTTCAGCTCGTCTCGGGGTGGTCTACATTTGTCGAGGAGAAGGCTCTTAAGACGGGTGATACTTTGATCTTTAGTATATTCGTGGACGGTGACATTCTCCAGAACTCCTACTACATGATCGATGTAAGGAGGGCGGTTAAGTTATTTGGCACGGTGATCCATATTGATTAA
- the LOC105053816 gene encoding inactive poly [ADP-ribose] polymerase RCD1 isoform X1 — translation MEVRSEKVLGKSGRILGNKKRKRDSAAHLTDCGDVLVSHQPVADQYPVRCHDARECKLGFSCYSETHIVKNYRNFLRSGLPQRVLSYQDGEWKDFPENIISLVREDFQLKKSIIEAMFQNQQLLLDFVHMVCVDLKTGLQKPIAWIDEHDKCFFPELHPEFYASNGCHHSSKGKHVHMSCEPNGTRDLNAHIEIAVSAAESSNSGPDDEVMSNVKRVKTETIFASNQNMYAEVNETVGENEPCSFVPPKVSGLGTSHGKLIKPVGAPCVNNAVQDMLLQGLGPFIDAKDILGIFRTPLKDNLGQIRFNLFQKQVDITKNIRGNANVRYAWLSTSRDAVEDIMLQGIMRIKKPVHGPVYGIGTHLAPANCSNICASYSDVDENDVVHMMLCRVIMGNVEVIHRGSKQYQPSNEKFDSGVDDLQKPKHYVIWDMHVNTHIYPEYIVAFKVSSTAREYLIGKESISNASAITNSSPPQSLSQDQDRNPQPPPALVNQPQAPVFGRAPRTPTSPWMPFSMLFAAISTKVSPQDMDLVNTHYEEFKKRKISRIDLIKKLRQIIGDKLLISTIMRLQHKLPPMARHEPPRSWAGKLQMKP, via the exons atggaAGTGAGGAGCGAAAAGGTGTTGGGTAAAAGCGGAAGAATTTTAGGCAATAAAAAGAGGAAGCGAGATTCTGCTGCACATTTAACTGATTGTGGCGATGTTTTGGTATCGCATCAGCCTGTTGCAGATCAATACCCTGTCAGATGCCATGATGCGAGGGAATGCAAATTGGGCTTCAGCTGTTATTCGGAAACACATATTGTTAAAAACTATCGCAACTTTTTGAGGAGTGGATTGCCACAGCGAGTGCTGTCTTACCAGGATGGTGAATGGAAAGATTTTCCTGAGAATATCATCAGTCTGGTCCGTGAAGATTTTCAATTAAAGAAGTCAATTATCGAAGCTATGTTTCAGAACCAGCAATTGTTGTTAGACTTTGTCCATATGGTTTGTGTAGACTTGAAAACAGGCCTGCAGAAGCCTATTGCTTGGATTGATGAACATGATAAATGCTTTTTTCCAGAATTGCATCCTGAATTTTATGCATCAAATGGATGTCATCATTCTAGCAAAGGGAAACATGTTCATATGAGTTGTGAGCCAAATGGAACACGTGATCTCAATGCGCATATTGAGATTGCTGTGAGTGCTGCTGAAAGCTCAAATTCAGGACCTGATGATGAGGTAATGTCTAATGTCAAGAGGGTTAAGACTGAAACAATTTTTGCCAGTAACCAGAATATGTATGCCGAGGTCAATGAAACAGTCGGAGAAAATGAGCCATGTTCTTTTGTCCCTCCAAAGGTCTCTGGTCTTGGAACTTCGCACGGAAAGTTGATTAAACCTGTTGGTGCTCCTTGTGTCAACAATGCTGTGCAAGATATGTTACTCCAGGGTTTGGGTCCCTTTATCGATGCAAAGGACATTCTTGGTATCTTCAGAACCCCTTTGAAAGATAACTTGGGGCAGATCcgctttaatctttttcaaaagcaGGTTGACATAACTAAGAATATCCGTGGCAATGCAAATGTCCGTTATGCCTGGCTTTCTACTTCTAGGGATGCTGTGGAAGATATTATGTTGCAGGGGATTATGAGGATAAAGAAGCCTGTGCATGGACCTGTGTATGGCATTGGCACTCATCTTGCACCAGCGAATTGCTCCAATATCTG TGCTAGTTATTCTGATGTCGACGAAAATGATGTTGTCCATATGATGTTATGCCGTGTAATAATGGGAAATGTGGAAGTCATCCACCGCGGATCAAAACAGTATCAGCCCAGTAATGAGAAGTTTGATAGTGGTGTGGACGATCTTCAAAAGCCAAAGCATTATGTTATATGGGATATGCACGTGAATACTCACATCTATCCAGAATATATTGTGGCTTTTAAAGTGTCTTCCACAGCCAGAG AATATTTGATCGGTAAAGAAAGTATATCTAATGCATCTGCAATCACAAATTCAAGTCCACCTCAGAGCCTATCGCAG GATCAGGATAGGAACCCTCAACCACCTCCAGCTTTGGTAAATCAACCGCAAGCACCAGTGTTTGGTAGAGCTCCAAGAACTCCCACATCACCCTGGATGCCCTTCTCAATGTTGTTTGCTGCAATTTCGACCAAAGTGTCTCCGCAAGACATGGACTTGGTTAATACTCACTATGAAGAATTCAAG AAAAGAAAGATAAGCAGGATTGACTTGATTAAAAAGTTGAGGCAGATAATCGGTGACAAACTGTTGATATCAACAATAATGAGACTTCAGCACAAG CTACCACCAATGGCGAGACATGAACCACCAAGATCCTGGGCTGGGAAGCTGCAAATGAAGCCTTGA